One Drechmeria coniospora strain ARSEF 6962 chromosome 01, whole genome shotgun sequence genomic region harbors:
- a CDS encoding SGT1 and CS domain containing protein codes for MSHITLAQQGLAAVEAQKWEEGLGKLSRALQSSSNPAWLIARSKALIHLKRFQEALDDGDRAWHAAYERNKRPLMVEAHYRRAVAYFRLGQHANADCCCIYAMRLIKGSSAVEKADPKDANVDDRGYWTPTLQDAMEEGKADSYNQSDRVGDMSLGMKREGSQAQVGEWRLASTLRMQILRAMESLPQEDEARRPTTTLVPEKKAPAGIVHALTKAEQMKAEEKKAAAATAPTAAKPAVPSDTPLRVQEFQSNVDMSVSIFSKGNTNEKLTVSFLPAAVELDHIVYPSGQEKPFRLDLWGEIDAAKSGYTVTPNKVELRLAKKMAGKWPQLRKEENREAGGPTQGKQAGSSSSAVAANPSTVDSSKATVGGAVDQGAAHAYPSSHRQKVAKDWEKIEAEDEEEGKDVNDFFRTLYKGATPDQQRAMKKSFLESNGTSLSTDWNDVKSREVQVVPPRGVEPKKWSQ; via the exons ATGTCGCACATCACCCTCGCGCAGCAAGGCCTCGCCGCTGTGGAAGCGCAGAAGTGGGAGGAAGGACTGGGCAAGCTCTCGCGGGCGCTGCAGTCATCCTCTAACCCAGCATGGCTCATCGCCCGCTCGAAGGCGCTCATCCACCTCAAGCGCTTCCAGGAGGCGCTCGACGATGGTGATCGTGCCTGGCATGCCGCTTACGAGCGGAACAAGCGGCCTCTCATGGTCGAGGCTCACTACCGACGGGCCGTGGCCTACTTCCGTCTGGGTCAGCATGCCAACGCCGACTGCTGCTGCATCTACGCCATGCGTCTGATCAaaggctcgtcggccgtggagAAGGCCGATCCGAAGGAtgccaacgtcgacgaccgaggcTACTGGACGCCAACGCTGCAGGACGCCATGGAGGAAGGCAAGGCCGACAGCTACAACCAGAGCGACCGGGTCGGCGACATGAGTCTTGGGATGAAGCGCGAAGGCTCACAGGCACAGGTCGGGGAGTGGCGCCTGGCCAGCACGCTGCGGATGCAGATTCTGCGCGCCATGGAGAGCCTGCcgcaggaggacgaggcacgaaggccgacgacaacgCTCGTTCCCGAGAAGAAGGCTCCCGCGGGAATCGTGCATGCCTTGACCAAGGCGGAACAAATGAAGGCGGAAGAaaagaaggcggcggcggcgacggcccccacggcggcgaagccCGCTGTTCCCAGCGACACCCCTCTACGGGTGCAAGAGTTTCAGAGCAACGTTGACATGTCGGTATCCATCTTTTCGAAGGGAAACACCAATGAAAAGCTCACGGTCTCTTtcctccccgccgccgtcgaatTGGATCATATCGTGTACCCGAGCGGGCAGGAAAAGCCCTTCCGGCTCGATCTCTGGGGTGAGATTGATGCGGCCAAGTCAGGGTACACGGTCACGCCAAACAAGGTGGAGCTCAGACTGGCCAAGAAGATGGCCGGAAAGTGGCCTCAGCTGCGGAAGGAGGAGAACCGCGAGGCAGGCGGGCC GACCCAAGGCAAGCAagccggcagcagcagcagcgccgtGGCAGCAAATCCCTCGACGGTGGACAGTTCCAAGGCCACGGTAGGTGGTGCAGTCGACCAGGGCGCCGCGCATGCGTACCCGTCGTCGCATCGGCAAAAGGTCGCAAAGGACTGGGAGAAGATCGAGgcggaggatgaggaggagggaaAAGATGTCAACGACTTCTTCAGGACGCTGTACAAGGGCGCGACGCCGGATCAGCAGCGGGCGATGAAAAAGAGCTTCCTCGAGAGCAACGGGACTTCGCTCAGCACAGACTGGAATGACGTGAAATCGCGCGAGGTGCAGGTGGTGCCTCCACGGGGCGTCGAGCCGAAGAAGTGGTCGCAGTGA
- a CDS encoding gamma-butyrobetaine dioxygenase, with product MLGSARTVVCRARPTAAPASARTALSSATCTRRCFRYLCRSVEKRTTTTVVKMGEKKRAVATAAAAARRRWPDQAPEHEHEHEHQYAHQIDGEIPRLLRLHDAERSDTAISWTRGALYIQDGDRVSAHGDGVGDGRARPRRRLLTPTTLRDSCTCVACRDPASGNKSFGSVEIPLDIGLEDVRSTERGLAIRFRNDIPRYRQTLRGGRAGAEGGHEMLLPWSEVDATLGRRRRHAECDDGGSLPRKRSILRRTGVRYWDGATLERHIRRIDYDEYMRQDSPAFWDAVIDICRLGIVYLVNVPRSEESVVAITTRLANIRETFYGRTFDVRAKVAAENVAYTTVHLGLHQDLLYLDPPPMIQVLHCMDNDCDGGESLFSDGERVGRLLWPFARHPSSPMAPLAHHNVPYGYDKNGHRYMASRPVIALEHGNDGEGEGDAFAAVHWSPPFQAPHRGLQPDLGPWIGAARVFESLVNADDALHSRKMAPGECVIFDNLRLMHGRTAFDTSRGGSRWLRGAYIAAEDFLSTASHIPKGRAEAHRGPVEWSPELAQKDLMHSPWHRHVLERVKTLHPTAVA from the coding sequence ATGTTGGGGTCCGCTCGCACCGTCGTCTGTAGGGCAagaccgacggcggcgcctgcCAGCGCCCGCACCGCCCTCTCTTCTGCCACGTGTACTCGCCGATGCTTTCGCTACCTTTGCCGCTCAGTAgagaagaggacgacgacgacggtggtgaAGATGGGAGAGAAGAAGagggcggtggcgacggcggcggcggcggcacggcgacgctggCCCGATCAAGCTcccgagcacgagcacgagcacgagcaccaATACGCGCACCAGATCGATGGGGAGATTCCCCGGCTCCTTCGCCTTCACGACGCCGAGAGGTCGGACACGGCAATCTCGTGGACGAGGGGCGCGCTTTACATACAGGATGGGGATCGTGTTTCTGCGCATGGCGATGGCGTTGGTGATGGACGAGCAAGgccccgccgtcgtctcttGACACCAACGACGCTGCGGGATAGCTGCACCTGTGTGGCCTGTCGAGACCCAGCTTCGGGGAACAAATCGTTTGGTTCCGTCGAGATCCCTCTCGACATTGGCCTCGAGGACGTGCGGTCAACGGAGCGAGGACTCGCCATCCGCTTTCGCAACGACATTCCGCGTTACCGCCAGACGCTTCGAGGGGGTCGGGCGGGAGCCGAAGGAGGCCACGAGATGCTGCTCCCCTGGTCCGAAGTGGACGCCACCctcggtcgtcgccgtcggcatgcggaatgcgacgacggcggctcgcTTCCTCGGAAGCGTAGCATCCTCCGTCGCACCGGCGTTCGGTACTGGGACGGTGCGACGCTCGAGAGACACATCCGCCGCATCGACTACGACGAGTACATGCGGCAGGACAGCCCGGCCTTTTGGGATGCCGTCATCGACATATGtcgcctcggcatcgtctACCTCGTCAACGTGCCACGATCGGAGgagtccgtcgtcgccatcacgACCCGACTCGCCAACATCCGCGAAACCTTTTACGGTCGCACCTTTGACGTCCGCGCCAAGGTCGCAGCGGAGAACGTCGCGTACACGACGgtccacctcggcctccaCCAGGATCTCCTCTACCTCgacccgccgccgatgatCCAGGTCCTGCACTGCATGGACAACGactgcgacggcggcgagagcctcttcagcgacggcgagcgtgTCGGTCGCCTCCTCTGGCCCTTTGCGCGGCACCCAAGCTCCCCGATGGCGCCTCTCGCCCATCACAATGTCCCCTACGGCTACGACAAGAACGGTCACCGGTACATGGCATCGCGACCCGTCATCGCTCTCGAGCACGgaaacgacggcgagggcgagggcgatgccTTCGCCGCCGTTCACTGGAGCCCGCCCTTTCAAGCGCCCCATCGAGGCCTCCAGCCGGACCTGGGCCCATGGATCGGCGCGGCTCGCGTCTTCGAATCCctcgtcaacgccgacgacgccctccaCAGTCGCAAGATGGCCCCCGGGGAGTGCGTCATCTTCGACAACCTCCGCCTCATGCACGGCCGCACCGCCTTCGATACCTCCCGCGGCGGCTCCCGCTGGCTGCGCGGCGCCTACATTGCCGCCGAAGACTTCCTCAGCACCGCCTCCCACATCCCAAAGGGCCGCGCAGAGGCCCACCGGGGACCGGTCGAGTGGTCGCCCGAGTTGGCCCAGAAGGACCTGATGCACTCGCCCTGGCATCGGCACGTGCTGGAAAGGGTCAAGACGTTGCATCCCACCGCCGTCGCATAG
- a CDS encoding ceramide glucosyltransferase, giving the protein MLSPTEIGALICLAWATFVVAVQIIGISATFRYFSRRPPPSVSSKLGPDAPAVTIIRPVKGLDPHLYNCIASTFRQDYPIDKVSIRLCVDSENDAAYPTLQKLVADFPAFDAQVLVESRDPGLHGPDARPMGPNPKVRNISRAYREAKGDIVWIIDCNVWVAKGVLGRMVDKLVGYGSGETRVKPYKFVHQMPLVVDMFRFPQPLPSSSSASHSSPSGAAPEADEAVDATDSMLTDICRNGGGRLDEMFMATTHAKFYGAINSVGIAPCIVGKSNMFRKSHLDRVTAPAHNPATRKDGREATGVDYFSYNICEDHLIGDLLWRSKIPGYLNHGLVWGDLVVQPMAGMSVSAYTARRVRWLRARKFTVLAATLVEPGVESLLCCGYLAFALTSLPYFNDKMGIPQTWSAMGIAWAVAVLTWMAMDWLVFRRIHSGQTVDVNEDTPPFARGSSHSGGQQERTFREWALAWAGRECMALPIWTWAVLLGTTISWRGKTFRVRMDTSVVDMTQETRNTRDESFAKKARKDRVE; this is encoded by the exons ATGTTGTCCCCCACCGAGATTGGTGCCCTCATCTGTCTTGCATGGGCCaccttcgtcgtcgccgtgcagATCATCGGCATCAGTGCTAC TTTCCGATACTTTtcccgtcggccgcctccttcggTCTCGTCCAAGCTGGGCCCTGACGCTCCCGCTGTGACAATCATTCGACCCGTGAAGGGCCTTGATCCTCACCTGTACAACTGCATCGCGTCGACCTTTCGGCAGGACTACCCGATTGATAAAGTTTCGATCCGCCTCTGCGTTGACAGCGAGAACGATGCTGCATATCCGACTCTCcagaagctcgtcgccgacttcCCAGCGTTTGATGCACAGGTTCTTGTCGAGAGCCGCGATCCGGGTCTGCACGGTCCCGACGCACGCCCGATGGGCCCGAATCCCAAGGTGCGCAATATCAGCAGAGCATACCGAGAAGCCAAGGGCGACATCGTATGGATCATCGATTGCAACGTTTGGGTTGCCAAAGGCGTCCTCGGACGCATGGTGGACAAGCTCGTCGGTtacggcagcggcgagaCACGGGTGAAACCGTACAAATTCGTGCACCAGatgccgctcgtcgtcgacatgttCCGATTTCCGCAACCCTTGCCatcttcttcgtcggcatCTCATTCTTCCCCTTCGGGCGCGGCGCCTGAGGCGGACGAAGCGGTCGATGCGACCGACAGCATGCTTACTGATATCTGCCGTAACGGCGGTGGGCGCCTCGATGAGATGttcatggcgacgacgcacgCCAAGTTTTACGGGGCCATCAACTCGGTCGGGATCGCCCCGTGCATTGTGGGGAAGAGCAACATGTTTCGAAAGTCCCATCTGGACCGGGTGACGGCTCCCGCGCACAACCCGGCAACGAGAAAAGATGGCAGAGAGGCGACGGGGGTCGACTACTTCTCGTACAACATCTGCGAGGACCACCTGATCGGTGACCTGCTTTGGCGATCAAAGATTCCCGGCTACTTGAATCACGGGCTTGTCTGGGGCGATCTGGTCGTACAACCGATGGCCGGCATGTCCGTTTCCGCATACACGGCTCGAAGGGTCCGATGGCTGCGTGCGCGCAAGTTCACGGTCCTTGCCGCCACTCTTGTCGAACCGGGCGTCGAATCTCTGCTCTGCTGCGGCTACCTCGCATTCGCTCTGACCTCTCTACCGTACTTCAACGACAAGATGGGAATTCCACAAACATGGAGCGCCATGGGCATCGCATGGGCCGTTGCTGTCCTCACTTGGATGGCCATGGACTGGCTTGTATTTCGACGCATACACTCGGGCCAGACGGTGGATGTGAATGAGGATACGCCCCCGTTCGCCCGAGGATCGAGCCATTCAGGTGGCCAGCAGGAGAGGACTTTCCGAGAATGGGCCCTAGCCTGGGCCGGACGGGAATGTATGGCACTGCCCATCTGGACTTGGGCCGTGCTGCTGGGCACGACGATCAGTTGGAGGGGAAAGACGTTTCGCGTCCGAATGGATACGTCTGTGGTTGACATGACGCAGGAAACGCGAAACACAAGAGACGAATCGTTCGCGAAGAAGGCAAGAAAAGACCGAGTCGAGTAG
- a CDS encoding tRNA-splicing endonuclease subunit Sen2, translating to MVDINPQAIGQTQAPPLKTQSKERSQKRGPSIHQIYALPAPIRTFPLPTFYPSNPISLFYVLSAWLSQTFSPPPAEPSVVHLGVWSEATTSVHVTDAKSMRALWEQGFYGKGSLSRSEPNWLKREEVRLGLQETHVSEILTVQRRQERAEAKWERARLEQEAIQSTRLEEARRASAGTERLADASAPARAPTGPLELLSLPNSDATSSAVGQPAACQEKNALTNGHVEDASSATIPTADESKNVVKNFKVNGTAAGGIDDDCLHVASTATGSSDASHGPVESKSLRRQKSVRFSRDVESNTFQSSDPPSPHHSSAANGRLMARDMGEEDAATEAQAIVNKEHLQLTTEEAFFLAFGLGALRVTDPLSGAVLPARDMLRLFRQHSYFPPRVEADDPEPGPDDTFLLHYVVYHHFRSLGWVPRAGIKFGVDWLLYTRGPVFDHAEFGLIVIPSYSDAWWRDSGKQAAQKTWHWLHSTVRVLSHATKSLVLVYVDVPARPAFDDALEKGISSALALYKVREVMVKRWSSNRNR from the coding sequence ATGGTTGACATCAATCCGCAGGCAATTGGCCAAACACAGGCGCCTCCGTTGAAGACGCAATCGAAGGAGCGCTCTCAGAAACGCGGGCCATCTATCCACCAGATATATGCCCTTCCGGCTCCGATTCGGACCTTTCCACTGCCCACCTTTTATCCTAGCAATCCCATTTCGCTGTTCTACGTACTGTCAGCATGGCTAAGCCAAACGTTCTCACCCCCCCCGGCCGAGCCGTCGGTGGTGCACCTGGGTGTTTGGTCGGAGGCTACGACGTCGGTCCATGTGACTGACGCAAAGTCGATGAGAGCCTTGTGGGAGCAAGGCTTCTACGGCAAGGGAAGCCTGAGCCGAAGTGAACCGAATTGGCTCAAGCGAGAGGAGGTTCGGCTCGGCTTGCAGGAAACGCATGTCAGTGAAATTCTGACTGTCCAAAGACGGCAGGAGCGGGCCGAAGCCAAGTGGGAGCGTGCAAGGCTTGAGCAGGAGGCCATTCAGAGCACGAGGCTGGAAGAAGCACGTCGGGCGTCGGCCGGAACGGAGAGGCTAGCCGATGCCTCGGCCCCGGCGCGAGCACCCACCGGGCCCTTGGAGCTCCTGTCGCTGCCCAACTCGGATGCTACAtcatccgccgtcggccagccgGCAGCCTGCCAAGAGAAGAATGCCTTGACGAACGGACATGTCGAGGacgcgtcctcggccacgatTCCGACGGCTGACGAATCAAAAAATGTTGTGAAGAATTTCAAGGTCAATGGCACTGCCGCAGGCGGCATCGATGACGACTGTTTACACGTCGCATCGACTGCCACGGGATCTTCGGACGCATCTCACGGGCCTGTCGAGAGCAAGTCACTGAGACGGCAGAAAAGCGTTCGGTTTTCTCGTGACGTGGAATCGAACACGTTTCAGTCATCAGACCCACCGAGTCCCCATCACTCGTCGGCAGCCAACGGGCGGCTGATGGCCAGGGACATGGGCGAAGAAGACGCCGCAACCGAGGCGCAAGCGATTGTCAACAAGGAACACCTGCAGCTGACAACGGAGGAggccttcttcttggcctttGGGCTTGGCGCTCTCAGGGTGACGGACCCACTGTCGGGTGCGGTGTTGCCGGCGCGGGATATGCTGAGATTGTTCCGGCAGCACTCGTACTTTCCGCCTCGAGTAGAAGCCGACGATCCCGAGCCTGGGCCGGACGATACTTTCTTGCTGCACTACGTTGTCTATCACCATTTTCGATCGCTCGGGTGGGTGCCGCGAGCGGGCATCAAGTTTGGCGTCGACTGGCTCCTGTACACGAGGGGACCAGTCTTTGACCATGCCGAGTTTGGCCTCATCGTCATTCCCTCGTACTCGGACGCATGGTGGAGGGATTCGGGAAAGCAGGCAGCGCAGAAGACGTGGCATTGGCTTCACAGCACTGTACGGGTACTGTCGCACGCGACAAAGAGCCTGGTGCTGGTGTACGTGGACGTGCCAGCACGGCCCGCCTTTGACGACGCGCTGGAGAAGGGGATCAGCAGCGCGTTGGCGCTGTACAAGGTCAGGGAGGTGATGGTGAAGCGATGGTCGAGCAACCGAAACCGGTAG